The DNA sequence ACCCAGTTTTTTTCCCACAGCCTTTAGCAAGCTTAGTACACATGTTTGTGGCATCAGTAGTTGTCAACAACTCTGTTTTAAGTGCCTTATGTTACATAATGGCCACGTGAAGGAAAGAACAGTTTAAGGGAAAACCAAAATATTCTAAACTAATTAGTGGAGCAAacctgcagctccctcagatTCAGTTAAGGGAGGAGAATGAATAGTGGATGCATTGTTGTTTATCTACTGAACCAATTAAAGAGAGAAAACTAAATCTACAGAAAAATATACAATAACAGCCGTTGTTAAAGGTAATTAAATAATTTGCATTCATTCTTTTGCACAGTTTTCATTTTCTCCTGAAGCACTCGGATCTTTAAACACAGTAATATATATCTTGCATGTGGCTTTTCCTGCATACAGTCATCACTCAGTACCATTCTAGCACACCCAGCGTGCCAAAAACAGTAGGAACACAACATCAGCCAAATACAAAACAAGACTTGCAAAGAAACACTGTGTGGCACAGCAACTTTGGATAGGTGGCATCAGAACACAGACAAAAATGAACGATTGTTAGGGTAAAGATGTGTACAAGAATTTGTAGTCTTAATGTTGTAGGTTTTACTTTTCCTGCTTTTAAGACAACAGAAATCTAGGATATTGTCAAATACTTCAGATGCTTCTTAGATCCAATCAAAGCTAAACTGTACACAGCAATAACTGTTCCTTTTTGAAGAATATAGGCAGataaattaatttttaatgtgCCTTGGCTATATATCTGAAATAAGTCTGTGCACTGTGTGAATGGATATTTTGTTGTGCTCTAGTGTTGAATGTGCCAGGGAAGGTTTTAGAGAAAAGGTAGCccaaacttcttttttttcagtacCCAGATGCATGCTGGGTACAGAAAGCATGATATGGCAACATGATATGGCTTTGGTTACATCAGAAATGATCTGATCAAGAGTTGAGTGAACGCCTCTAAACGTCTTCTATTGTTCTTTTCTTGTGTTATTCTGATGAACTTCAAGAATAAACGCAGCTTTTGTTGTCACTTACagtaacaacaaataaaaactgaGTGAAGAATTGAAGACAGCTTTAATACATATTTCTGTCGGAGCTTCTGAAGTTGTGTTTTGTAATACTGCAAAGTCATGCGTGAGCTAAATTGAGCGCTTTAAGTACATGATCACGTTAACGTTATTGGAGGAGTTCAGGGTGAACCAGCCACTGAGCAGAGAGAACAAAACAGTCTTTGAGCAGAACAGTCTGTGATGCTTGTGGTCCAAGGTACGACGCTTCGCACAAAGAGGCATAAAAAGGCTTGcatgtccattttttttttaatcattaagCTTTCACATGAAATGCCCTTTTGGGCAGCTGCAGTAGAAGTGACACTTAAGAAACATTAAGTGAGGATTCAGGTATCAGTGGTAATGTGATGCAGGATCAAATATAAATATCGATTGAATTTCCTTCATGAATAATGTTGATGAGTTAGTTTGAAAACATAGAGAACACTGAAAGACGTGTGTAACCTCAGgtatttttcttttcatcaaCATTAATGTGCTGACTGTGGCACTCAGGAATCAGAAGCAGAGCATCAGCTGGACCTCACAAACCACTATCCTGCCAAACCTTTCTGCTAAAACGGCAGCATACTGCTCATCCCCCCCTGTGTGGGGACAATCCTGCAGGTAGGAGCCCAGATAGGCATCAGTCAGATCTGGGAAGAAGGCGAAGGAAAGTTTTCTGTCCGGACTTTGTCAGAAGCCTCCGGGCCTTTAGCACATGCTGAAAACCTCATCTGGATCTTACTGCCAGATGTCTATGACACttagagagctgctgcagcttgacGTTCCAGCAGAGGTCAGCACAGAGCTTCACCCAGCGGTGCTCATCTAATATAGCACAGCCATCACAGTCGTTGAGGCAGTGGTAAGCCACTCCCTCTGTCTCATCTATGCTAGAACCCGTGTATCAAGGCAGAGGCCCCACTGGGAGCTGGCCCTCCATGGCCACGCTTGGTAGCTTCTCAAGCCTCTCTGCCCTCTGTCTCATCAGTTCCAGACCAAATTCTATCCCCAGTCCAGGCATATGCAGCTGGGCCAGAGCATGCTGCTGGAGCTCTACTGTACCACAAGCTTCAGCATCAGCCACAGTACTGTCCCTTATTATCTGTCCTCCCATGTCATCCATGGCCTCCGTCTCCTCACAGTTCATGGGTGAGATCTGTTTCTGGCGGTTGGTTAAAGGGACAGATGTGACACCAGGGATGCAGGTGGCACAGCGGTAAAGATGAGTACAGGGCTGGACCAAGTTAGACGTGACAACCGCAGGACCCGGCAGAGACTGCAGAATTGGAGTGGAGGCAAAGATGGTTCCGGGTGGATCTATGCATATGGAGGGGACTGTGCAGTGGCGGGAGGTGTTAAGGCGGTGTGAACGGCCTCCTGCTGGACGGTCACAACGCCGTCCCTGTGGTAGACGCATGCAGTCTTTACAGGACTGATAGGAGGGCTTCACTTTTAAAGGGTTGCCGGTGCTGGCACTGTCCTAAATTGTTAAATTAGAAGAATTGAAACAGAATAGAGCAAATAGTCAGTGGCAGGTAGAGTCAATAACATTTGCTTTTGGACACAAAAGAACTTTACAGTTTAAACAAAGACAATAAAAGCAGTAACTCACATCAAATGCTGCAGGACAGCTACGTTTGGCAGCTAGGCGGTTGCTGTTGTTGGTGTTCAGGTTGGCTAGGCCTAACCGACTTTCCtcactcctctctgcctcctctcctgcctTCTTCCCATCTGAATTTCCAGGTGTTTGAGCCAAGGCTGCCATCTCAGCTTCCTCTTTCTTagcttcttcctcatcttcttcctccaaaGTACTGAACTCGAGCCTCAGTCTCATGTCCTCCAGTGGATCGAGGCGCCCGCAGGTCTGAGCTGCTGTGCCCTCACCAGGCAGGGCTAAATGTGCCATGGGAAAACCCTCGTCCTCCAGTAAGGCGTCTCTCTCCACGTCTTCAATCTCAATGAAAACCCTTTCCATACCGAGCAGAGGGGGACCACGCACTGGGGTAGAGGGCTCACTGTCAAGCGCAGAGTCTGACAAACGTCTAAAGTAATAATTATAGTTAAGAGAGTCTAGAGGTTCCATCTCTAGACCCATCCCCCTGCAGGGAGATGCCCCACAGCCTCCCCAGGCTTCCTCTTCTCTGAGCACTGGTGTGCCTTCTCCAGCAGTGCAATGACCAGAAGCTTGCAAATCATCGGATCCCTCCTCGTCGGTTTCAGGCCGCCAAAGCTTGTTGTGACGCTGTTTACTATGAAGGCGAAAAATAGATTGGATTGCATGTGGAGAAAATAATGTTAAGAAACCTGGGAGAAACTGCAGAGCTGCTTACCTGGCATCCAGGATTCCCTCATATTCTGCCAGCTGTCTCATGAAACCAGCGTTCGGCTGAGCTATGCTCCGTTTCTGCTTTACAAAGTTGTAGGCTTTCTCCAGAGACCAGCCATACTCCTTCATTGCATAGGCAATCACTGTAGAGGCAGACCGGCTCACCCCCATCTTACAGTGCACCAGGCACTTGGAATTATTTTTCCTGTCGGACAGGAAAAAAACTTGACGACAGCACAGTGTAATTTAAATGACCACATTAGCAGATATATTTAGAGTTTAATTATGCAGATGCTTTCCAGCATTCCCCTTTAGAGCACTCATCCtgttttcctctttattttttttttaaaaacatcaatttTTTTACCTGAGGTTTACATGGTTAGACAGTTGCATAGCAACCAGATTGTTAGCACCATTTCACATTTCTGTCATAACTGCATCTTAAATTAGGTAGGAGAGAAGATACGTGTGATGGTGACCCACGCATTGCATAGTGTTTGATCAGACACATCTTGAGTCTGAAATCTACAAAACATATTCATTGGATCCAGGAAACACATGCATcaatggtttgtttttttaagtgtggGGTCTTACTTGGCTTTGACAATAAAGTTGTAGGTGTCGTTCCAGTGGGCCAGCAGGTCGGTGGCATCCTCATCGTACACACGGACGTTGTGATACAAGAACATCCCTGGAAAGAAGTTGTCGATCTCTCTGGTAACATTCAGGATGTAACCCACTCTGTGACCAAAACAGTAACGTGTTAGTCCACTGCTCTTTATTTGAGCACATTGAAAATCCATCCGAATCACTGCTGCAGTGATGAGACCGAAACTGACTGAAAGccatgctaatgttagctatcAGCTCACCCGCAGTCACGTAATTCCTCCAGGTTGGAAGCGTTCCACTCAGACCCCTGCGAAGGAATAAAGATGGACACAAACTCAGAAATCTGTTCTGAATGACAATGAGACAGTAAAAGTGCGATATAAGAAAGCTTACTAGATAAACATGGTCAAAGATAAGTGTGGCCTTGTCCATCTGACCCAGGATCAAAAGCATCTCGTTGTCTATGAACTCCTTATATTCCTTCAGGTTACAGCTCATATGTTGCTCCAGTTCATTACGGATCTGAGGGTGAGGAATGTACATTAAATGCAACACTCATTTTACACAGTATGTCAAAAAGGCTacttatgtttttatttcctcatcCTTtagccagaatgaatgaaaactCCTTACTGTACACACAGTGTTGTAGTTTTGACTTGACACCTACCTCCTTGGAGGTGATGTTTTCCAGGTCCTGAAACATCATGATGTTGCGTAGTTTGGCTTTAATGAGACACTCTGTCCGCTCTCGCTCAGTTGGCCTGCACACAGTGACTCAATACATCAGTTCTACTGTCAGAACAGTTAGTGTCCACTTAAAAATCTGCCATACAGACTAAACACAAGGGCAGCCAAGTAAGTCCAGCTCATTTGTTTAACCACATGAGATGATAAAGTCTGTATGTAAAGCTGGTCTCACCGATCGACGAACATGGTGGGAGAATCAGACCGGGTGCTCTCCAGGTCGGTCATAGCATTCCACTCATTGATGCAGCTTTGCTCTGAGGTGATGCAGCTCTCATAGAACGCCATCCAGGTGAGAGCGATGCCACCTGGGAAGTAGTTAAACCTGCGTGACACCTCACATGCCTTATGGAGGACCTGCAGAGCAGACCTGCAAGGACACAGATTGGAATCCTCAACACCAGGGTGGGAAAATAAACATAGTGGTAATTCTCACAGccgaccagcaggtggcagaaaAATGCTTAATCTGGAACAACATAGCAATAACCAGAGCGGATAATTATGATCAAACATTGAAGAGTTGTTTTTAATCAAACCACCATCAAGACTTTTTGTATATTAAACTAATTGTAATAAATAAACGTGTAATGTTATTTGCTCCTACAAAATATAACAGCAATGTTAATACACTCCAAACTCAGAgggtcaagtaaaaaaaaaatacaatttctgAATATTCCTTACAAAAACCACTGGAATGACATGAATTAAAAAAGTGATACAGATGGTGCCGACAAAGAGCATGCACACTACTAACACTACTTATAACAGGTATTTACTCACCACATGGCCTGCACAGATACAGGCTTAAAGACATGTGACCTCCCTGCTGTGTTCACACTGAAGCCTCTG is a window from the Parambassis ranga chromosome 12, fParRan2.1, whole genome shotgun sequence genome containing:
- the ssh1b gene encoding protein phosphatase Slingshot homolog 1, with the protein product MALVTLQRSPTPSAASSASTTNSSAGEDFGSDDDRKNNQSLSESFFMVKGAALFLQQGGSAQGPKTPTHHKHAGDLPQHLQVMFKILRSEDRIKLAVRLESGWSDRVRYMVVIYTNGHQDTEENIVLGMDFTEKDSKNCSIGMVLPLWSDTNIHLDGDGGFSVNTAGRSHVFKPVSVQAMWSALQVLHKACEVSRRFNYFPGGIALTWMAFYESCITSEQSCINEWNAMTDLESTRSDSPTMFVDRPTERERTECLIKAKLRNIMMFQDLENITSKEIRNELEQHMSCNLKEYKEFIDNEMLLILGQMDKATLIFDHVYLGSEWNASNLEELRDCGVGYILNVTREIDNFFPGMFLYHNVRVYDEDATDLLAHWNDTYNFIVKAKKNNSKCLVHCKMGVSRSASTVIAYAMKEYGWSLEKAYNFVKQKRSIAQPNAGFMRQLAEYEGILDASKQRHNKLWRPETDEEGSDDLQASGHCTAGEGTPVLREEEAWGGCGASPCRGMGLEMEPLDSLNYNYYFRRLSDSALDSEPSTPVRGPPLLGMERVFIEIEDVERDALLEDEGFPMAHLALPGEGTAAQTCGRLDPLEDMRLRLEFSTLEEEDEEEAKKEEAEMAALAQTPGNSDGKKAGEEAERSEESRLGLANLNTNNSNRLAAKRSCPAAFDDSASTGNPLKVKPSYQSCKDCMRLPQGRRCDRPAGGRSHRLNTSRHCTVPSICIDPPGTIFASTPILQSLPGPAVVTSNLVQPCTHLYRCATCIPGVTSVPLTNRQKQISPMNCEETEAMDDMGGQIIRDSTVADAEACGTVELQQHALAQLHMPGLGIEFGLELMRQRAERLEKLPSVAMEGQLPVGPLP